From the Burkholderia sp. WP9 genome, the window TGGGTAGCCACGCGCTTGTGCCGAGATATTGGTCGCCTCTGTGATGATTAGACCTGCATCAGCGCGCTGCGAATAGTAATCGGCGGCATAGTCAGGCGGCACGCCGGCATCGTCCGAGCGACTGCGCGTCATCGGTGCCATCACAACGCGGTTCTTCAGGAGCAAGCCGCCGATTGTAGCCGCTTGCAAAACAGGACTGGATTTGAGATTAGACATCATGGCTATTCCTTCGAGAATTAGTCGTTTGTTTTTCGATGTGATGGTTGTGGATCAGGCCACGACCTTGGCCCAGACCGCCTGGGCGTTGGTGAACTCGCGTAAGCCGAAATGCGACAGTTCGCGCCCGTAGCCACTCTTTTTTACCCCACCGACCGGAATGCGAGCATTCGAGGCGGGATAGCCGTTGATGAATACGCCACCAGTCTCCAGGCGACGTGCGATGCGTTGTGCTTGTGCGATGTCGTTGGTCCAGAGACTGCCGCCCAGTCCGTAATCGCTGGTATTGGCAAGCTCAATCGCGTGTTCTGCGTTGTCTGCCACCGTGATCGCTGCCACCGGCCCGAATGTTTCCTCGTCGAATGCCGCCATGCCCGGGGTGACGTCAGCTAGCACCGTTGGTTCGTAGAAGTTGCCGGTGCCCTCAATTTTCTTGCCACCGAGCAGCAGGGTCGCGCCGGCCGCAATGGTACGTTCGATCTGCTGGTGTAGTTCGTCGCGCAAGTCGTGGCGCGCCATCGGCCCGATCGTGCTCTCAGGATCAAGCGGGTCCCCCGCCTTTACTTGCTTTGCGGCAGCAACGAACTTGCGAGTAAATTCTTCGGCGATGGGCTTTTCAAGAATAAACCGCTTGGCGGCCAGACAGACCTGCCCGGCGTTCTGGAATCGCGCTTTAATGCCCGCTTCCACTGCCAGATCGATATTCGCATCGGACAGGACAACGAAGGCGTCAGCGCCGCCCAACTCCAGCAGGCTCTTCTTGAGTGCTTTTCCTGCTGTGGCAGCCACCGCCGAGCCCGCGCGCATACTTCCTGTCAGCGTGACCGCCGCGATCCGATCATCCTCGATCGTGCGGGCTACTGTCTCGTTGTCGGTATTCAGATTGGCGAAAAGTCCTTTTGGAAAGCCGGCAGCTTCATACGCCTCCTGCAGGGCATAAGCAGAACCCATAACGTTGGGCGCATGCTTCAGTAAAAAGCCGTTACCCGACAACATGATCGGACCAGAGGCGCGTACCACCTGCCACAAAGGGAAGTTCCATGGCATGACGGCCAGAACCGTGCCGATGGGCAGATACGAAACATGGACCTCGTCATCGCTATCGACTGAGACCGGTTCGTCTGCGATGATCGCAGGGCCATTTTCTGCGATCCACTCGATGGTGGCGGCGCATTTTTCGACCTCTGCGTGCGCTGCGCCGATGGTCTTGCCCATCTCGGCGGTGATGAGAGCGGCCAGGCTATCTGATCTTTCCCGCAAGATCGCCGACAGGCGATGATAGGCAGCGACGCGTTCTCGCATCGGCGTCGCCCGCCACAGGCGGAAAGCTGCAGCACTATCAACAAGCAGGCGCTCCACTTCGTTGGCAGACTGGAATGTATAGGTTGCGATCAGTTCGTTGGTCGCAGGGTTACGCGAGGTCGCGACGTTGACCGCGTTAGTGTTTGGCTGAGCGTTGTGATTCGACATCGTTATTGCCTCCTTGACAGATGAAATCAGCGAATGAGGTGCTGCTCTGATGGTCAGTTTAGGCAAAGCGATCTGAGTGAAGAAGGCGTCTCGTAATCCTATGACTGCGGGTCATAGGCAGCATGGTGTGAGATATACGTCACCAGGGAAAGGTCGGGCCGACCCTTGGCGTCATTGCGACATACGTGAGATCGATACGCGTGATGCCCACATGGGCAGAAATGCGGGTCGGGCGCGGACCATCCAGTTCCGATCAAGATAAGCCGCTAGGTGCCGCTATCGAATGGCAAAGAAATTGAGCAAACGCATTTTGATTTTTTATCTAGCGGTAGCTCGGCGTACGAAAAAAAAGCCAGCCGTAGCTGGGCGGGATCCACCGGCAAATATGCCGTAGGAGGAGGTACTAAAACAAGATGGCTGGCTTGCTATCGATCAAGACAGCAACCAGCCTTAGGCCGCATTTTGCCGATGCTCCAGATCAGCTTAGTGACCCGAATTGATCGACTTCGTAGCGATATTGGCGGTTGGCTTAAGCGAGGCGCCTGATGAGGATGATCCGCCCGAGACTCCACCGTAACCCGAAGCGGCGTTATTTTTCGCGGTGACACGTGCTTCGGCGGCTTGAATCTGCACCGGATAAGTTGCTTGGTCGCCAGCACCCGGCTGGTAGCCCGCCTGTTCAAGTTGAGCCAAATCAGCACGCACTTGCGCACGGCTAACAGGTGCCTCTGACTGGGCGAACGACGATACAGCCGGAATAGCAAAAGCAGCGGCGACGACGAGTGATTGAATGAGTTTCATGATACTTACCTCCAGACTTGGGTTTTGTTCGCAAACACCCGTTTGCGATTTAGTGATGCCAGTCTAGACAAAGCGATTCGAGTGAAGAAGGCGTCTTGTAATCCTATGACTGCGTGTCATAGGCAGTATGGCGCGGGATATACGTCACCAGCGAAAGGTCGGGCCGACCCTCCGGCGTCAACGCAACATACGTGAAATCGATATGTCCGGAAGTCGGATGCCGCAGACGTTTGCTGCCCTCATCAAAACCTTTCACGTCCGTGTCCTGCCACCAGTCACGGAACTCAGCGCTCTGTTGCGAGAGTTCATTAATCAGATCGTCGAACGGAACTTTGTCCTGCGCATGCGCGCGCGAGGCGCGGAACGTGGAGATCATGCCGCGCGCCATCTGCTCCCAATCGAGGATCAGCGTGCGATAGGGGCGATAGAGAAACAGCAGGCGTAACGTATTGCGCTCGTGCGGCTGCAGCGAGCCGTAATCGACGAAAAGGTCCGCAATCGCATCATTCCAGGCGAGTATGTCTAATCGCGTGTTGCGCACGTAGGCAGGGATGGGGTTGATCGCGCGAACCAGCCTATCCAGACCTTCGGTAACTCCGCCGGTGGTCACGACGGCCGGTTCCTCACGGGCCGAAAGCGCAAAGAGATGAGAGGATTCGACCCGATCGAGTTTGAGAATCTTCGAGATGCGCCGCAGTGCGTCTGCGGAGGGCTGGATGTCGCGTCCCTGTTCGAGCCAGGTGTACCAACTGACGCTGACGCCTGCGAGCACGGCGACTTCTTCGCGCCGCAAGCCCGGTGTGCGCCGCGGGCCCTCAGGCAGACCAAATTCCTTAGGCTGCAGACGCGCCCGTCGACTGGAGAGGAAGGTACCTAGCTCACGGCGTTGTTCGGGAGAGGTTTTCTTGACCATATCGCGCAATGTTCCTATGCCGAAAATATTGGGCCGAACAAGCGCCGACATTCGTAATGTCATTGAGCACAGCAATGGATAGTGCGCCTGCGATGGTTGGGGCGGCCAGTACCGCCGCCTGTGTAAGCTGCTGAGTATAAAGTGCCCAACGCGTCGTGAGGTATGACGTCGCCGGATCGCGCGGGCTCATTTTCCTGAGCGTCGCGCGATGCCCAGCCCATTTTATGCCCGATTATCCAGCTCCGGTATGCCGCTGTTACCGTCGGCATAGGCGGCCTTGAAGCTCGGCCGTTGTTGCCAACGCTGCCAGTAGGCATCCAAAAATTCAAAACGCTCGTCGAGCGGAGTGGCGTTCACCGGGAACTTCGAGAACGCGATTGCGGTCGCCAGCGTTATGTCAGAGAAGGTCGGTTCATCACCGCCCAGCAGCCACTGCCGTCCGTCCGACAGATGCTTGTTGACCAGCGCGGCATGGGCCAATGCTTCCTTGCGGCAGTGCTCACCCCATGCCTCGTTCTTCGTCAGTTCAAGCTTGAAACCGAGACC encodes:
- a CDS encoding NAD-dependent succinate-semialdehyde dehydrogenase, producing the protein MSNHNAQPNTNAVNVATSRNPATNELIATYTFQSANEVERLLVDSAAAFRLWRATPMRERVAAYHRLSAILRERSDSLAALITAEMGKTIGAAHAEVEKCAATIEWIAENGPAIIADEPVSVDSDDEVHVSYLPIGTVLAVMPWNFPLWQVVRASGPIMLSGNGFLLKHAPNVMGSAYALQEAYEAAGFPKGLFANLNTDNETVARTIEDDRIAAVTLTGSMRAGSAVAATAGKALKKSLLELGGADAFVVLSDANIDLAVEAGIKARFQNAGQVCLAAKRFILEKPIAEEFTRKFVAAAKQVKAGDPLDPESTIGPMARHDLRDELHQQIERTIAAGATLLLGGKKIEGTGNFYEPTVLADVTPGMAAFDEETFGPVAAITVADNAEHAIELANTSDYGLGGSLWTNDIAQAQRIARRLETGGVFINGYPASNARIPVGGVKKSGYGRELSHFGLREFTNAQAVWAKVVA
- a CDS encoding DUF4148 domain-containing protein, whose product is MMKLIQSLVVAAAFAIPAVSSFAQSEAPVSRAQVRADLAQLEQAGYQPGAGDQATYPVQIQAAEARVTAKNNAASGYGGVSGGSSSSGASLKPTANIATKSINSGH
- a CDS encoding helix-turn-helix transcriptional regulator, which gives rise to MSALVRPNIFGIGTLRDMVKKTSPEQRRELGTFLSSRRARLQPKEFGLPEGPRRTPGLRREEVAVLAGVSVSWYTWLEQGRDIQPSADALRRISKILKLDRVESSHLFALSAREEPAVVTTGGVTEGLDRLVRAINPIPAYVRNTRLDILAWNDAIADLFVDYGSLQPHERNTLRLLFLYRPYRTLILDWEQMARGMISTFRASRAHAQDKVPFDDLINELSQQSAEFRDWWQDTDVKGFDEGSKRLRHPTSGHIDFTYVALTPEGRPDLSLVTYIPRHTAYDTQS